The Daphnia carinata strain CSIRO-1 chromosome 9, CSIRO_AGI_Dcar_HiC_V3, whole genome shotgun sequence nucleotide sequence GCAATATATCATTGGGAAAGCACATCTCCTGCAATCAAATTCCAAACAATAACTATGCAATATCATAAACTGACAAAACAATGCGTTGAACTTTTGAAATATGTGTTCATTACGATTTCTTTACTAGAAGTAATACCCTGTGAATCTATGTGAATCGTTTGATGTGGAAGGCTGATCTTAAACGGCAATACATTTTCAGAAATCCAAGGCTGTCCAGTATTTACTACTAAAGTTTTCCAACAGCAGGCAGTAAAGTGATGGCACACTTCTAGATTTTAGTTGGATTGGTTTTACCTCACCTTTCCAAAGAGGTAGAAAATTACGCGCCAAAGTCGTAACACCTTCGAAAAGCACACTGTCACTGACTCGCTGTGTCTGACCGACGTCGGCTATTTTCCCGCCCAAATCTCCGCACCATCTAGCGACGATTAAGTTTGTACGATTAAACATATAAATAACCAATTATATTTTTTCTGCGAAAAATACCTAGCGAAATTCTTCATTCCCGAAAGGAAAATTATTCttcatctttattttattatttcattttccaacTCGTTCCACTGGAGGCATTTTTGCACCGACAATCCAACTGGTTCTCTTGGAGTTGAAGGACAACATGATGGGTTGTCCATTATGAACCGGCCAATGGCTTCGCCATCCTTGGAATGGACGGGACCCTAGGAAAAATAAGacagaaaataagaaaaagtgatATCGAAGGCAACATGCAGGGACGTTCTAAAGTGGCGATACAATGCGACGGTCGTCTGTTTCTATGCTCAACccccaaaaatgaattttgccCAAACGGGACCATATTTTGGATTTGATATATCACACAGTGGCAAGCAGTCCGGTTTTGCTTGCATCGGTGTAGTTGAGTCACCAACTGCACACAGTCATTTGGTATGGATGCGCAGACTTTCGAAAGGTGCCGAGAAAACGGTTCTTTGTTCAACGGAATCAACTTCAATTCTAGGGATTAACTGTAAGTCTCTTGAATATTTCGTTACAAGCGGTGGTGAGTGCTAATAAATCAACCCTACGGTGACATGCTGACcattaagaagaaaaataagccGTAACAAGTCAGCAAAGAGCAACGTTCCTCCTTGCGATTCGAGGCATCTGCCCGCGGTAGAGGTTCATCAGAACGAGGACGAACATCAATTTCATCCTAACGCCAGGAGCAACGACATGAAACGAGGTTGATAGTAGCCACTCTGGCACGAGATACGGAAGATAATTTTCAatctaataataataagcaaaTAAATTACTGTTATTACTGCCAATTTATCGCAAAGATTGACACTTGCACCGATATACCAAGTTAATTTACACCAAtctccattttgaaaaaaatttgtgGAATTATTGGTTATTTAACCACTTAAATTTTGTAATGTTTACCATGATTAATTTGTAGCAACCTATCACAACATTAGTCAAAATACTTGTCCAATTTGAGACGTGGAGCAATATTCATCGCTTGAagttcttgaaaaagaagcttGCAAGCGTAGGGAATACGGATGGAAGAAACGGAAGCACTTGATTTGCAATAGTGGCACCAACCAAAATATCCCATGAGACCACACTGATTGCAAACATCAACATCAAACGCATCACTGGATATCATCAATCGCTCCAAGATTAGCATGctgcaaataaaaattccatCATTAAATTTGGAATAATATCCATTAGCAGTGATGATTTATGCAAACCTAGATCCGTACGCGATGAGACAATCGCGTTCCATTTCACCAAGGCGAAGGCCCCCATCGCGGGCACGACCTTCAGTAGGTTGCCGTGTCAGGACAGCTCGTGGTCCACGCGAACGCGCATGCATCTTATCCATCACCATGTGCTTCAACTTTTGATAGTATACCTAACAATTATTAAGTAAATTAAATCCGTACACAATTATAATACGATCGCGGTTTGCTTATGTACAGGTCCAAAATAAATATAAGCTGTCAGCTGCTCCCCTGTTGTTCCAGAAGTCATACACTCTTTACCCTGATAATTGTATCCATGCTTGATCAATTCTTCACTAACGTCTTGGACCTATAGTAAAACAATAACATAACTAAATTCCAAATGAATGTTAAAATTCGCACCTTAGATCCGCCGAAAGCAGTTCCATAGTGAAATTTGCCTTCCATAAGCCCCGCTTTTCCAGCCAAAAGCTCGATAAGTTTACCAACCGTCATTCGAGATGGAAAACCATGGGGATTCATGATCACATCAGGACAAATGCCAAGTTCAGTAAATGGTAGATCTTCTTGCTCTGCAACGAGGGCTGTAATAGATAATCGGGCTTTAATAAGGGCCCAGGGgaatcaaacaacaaaaggcATTAACCGGTAACTCCTTTTTGACCATGTCGACTGCTGAATTTGTCGCCGATTTCAGGTCGCCGGGTCTGCCGTAATTGGATTTTAATTATGTTTGCCTCTTCGGCATTGGAAGAAAACATAACCTTTTCAACATATGAAGGAATCGGTCCTTTATATCTAAATtaagaataaaacaataaaattctAAAAACTAATCCTATAAAACTGTACAAATTTACGTGATGGGGACGTCACGATATTCTGGCATTGGAGCCGCAGCGGGCGCACCCGATGCTCCTGGTGCAACAGTAACCACGGGAACGGTCGGCATAGTTTTATTGATTAGCACCTTTTCAccataaaaatagaaaataattgtGGGGCCAACATCAACTTTGATCGAATTATATACCTGTTTAGGTTGAACAGGTTGCCCGACACAAGCAAAGCCATCCATGTCGATAATTTCATGTTTCCATGTTGGTTTCTTGGTTGTTGGATCAACCATAGGACCATTAACACGATCTGAGCTTTGATTGCTATACCGCTTCAACACGCATTTTGCATTCTTGTAAACCAAACACCGCCCATAACCtaacgagaaaacaaattggACAAATTTTCGACCGtgaagttaaaagaaaatgcgaaAATCTCGAGTTGCTATTTACCTCGATCCAAAGAGGCTTTGTTTAAAACTGTAGCATCTTCGATATCGAATCCAGAATAGCTCATCACGGCGACCATAGCATTTTGGCCAGCTGGAATATTTTCGAAATTGACGAGCTCAATCGTGCGTGTCTTTACCATTGGTTTGTGTGGGTAAACCAGGTTGTAGAGGAGCGAATCAATTCGGTTTCGTTGGTTGCACGCGATGGTACCCATCGCCTGTTTTCCCATGGCGCACTGGTAAGTATTTCGCGGACTTTGGTTGTGATGAGGATACGGAATTAATCCTGCACAGACGCCAAGCAAAGTAAATGGCTCAATTTCAAGATGAGTCGTCTCTACGGTGATATCCGACTCGTACACAGCAATGTTGCTATCATTCTCTTCATTCACATCCAAGAATTCTATCAGCCCGTCATGAGTGAAGTCTTCAAATGTCCGAAAGCCATCTGCCAGTTCTTGCATATGTCTTTCTATTACAGCTGGTTTTCCTTTTCGGACGATTATATATGGCCTACGGTTAGAGAAAtcaaacaatacaaaattGGTAACTTCATAAACTCGGCTGTTATACCGGCATAGACGGCCACCATCGCAGCTGATGTAAACGGCTCTTGTTAAAAAATGCGGATAAATGGAAACATAGGTGTTGATGTAGCCGTGGCGGCGAGCCAGTTTGAAATATCGGATCAAGCGTTCGTAATCTTTGACGAGTCCTAGAATATTTCCTAAAATACGAATAGATAATGCAGTGAAAACAATCGTAATTTATGAGACAGGAATAGAAAGTAAAAGAACCGTTGAGGAAAACGGTGTATATATTCGGGTCGCTGATCTCTTCCCCACTGAATAGATTAATATCTTCAACTCCCATGTTCTGTGCAATTCGGATGATGGGTTCTTCCTCTGCCTCCGTCGTAATATGAGTCATCAACGCCAGATTTTTTACTAGCCCGCATCCCTAAATGATATCACCATATTAAATTGTCTTAAGGTTCgggagaaaacaataacatttGTAAGCTAACTATTTTTACCTCTCCTTCAGGTGTATCTGACGGACACAACATACctatcaaaagaattttttaaaattgaaattaaataaaaactacGACATTTGGTAACAAAGAGAAAGTATTGTCACCCCACTGAGAAGGTTGGAGAGAACGGGGACCAGATACTTTGCGTGTCTTTTCGAATTGAGAATTCACCCGCGTCATCATCCCAAGTCCAGAGATGTAAGACAAGCGGCAAAGCATTTGTGTGACGCCTTGCCTTTCCATTCGGAAGCGTTTAATCGTCCAGTTTCcctaagaaaaacaataaagttACGGATTTCGAAGAGCGAACCAAGAGAAAATTGAGTATTACAGTAGCAATGGCATTTTCTAACCCCAAAGTTATATGATCGGTCCTTATATGTTTAATTGCATCAAACTGGGCCGCCTTAACCTTGGGAATGTTCTTGTCCGCAATTGCCTTTAATTCGAAATTCATCCGCTTGAACAAATCTTCGAACAAGAGGGAAAGTAGTGAACCCGCTAACTCCATGCGCTTGTTGCCATAATAATCACGGTCGTCCACTGACGTTGGATCATTTTCGGCTTGAATGACCCGGCGAATCATCAAAGCTAAATACATTGCTTTAGCTTTAAAGTTGAAATTGTCCACCTATGCAAATATGATAATTATGACATTGCACCTCCATGAAAACGTAAAATCTTACCGGAACGTGGGCTAAAACGGCGGTGGCAAGCATCTCTCTAGCCTCTTCCACAGGCGTT carries:
- the LOC130697856 gene encoding DNA-directed RNA polymerase III subunit RPC2-like encodes the protein MGESHRDIYGDLEKLLEPIKTVEEKWKLVPAFLKNKGLVKQHIDSYNYFINVDIKKIVKANEKVVSHADPTFYLKYLDIHVGKPDSIEDMHHSRLTTPHECRLRDMTYSAPVTVDIEYTRGQQRVIRNGISIGRMPIMLRSSNCTLAGISPAEMAKKNECPYDCGGYFIVRGNEKVILIQEQMSKNRMIVEQDRKGNMSCQVTSSTHGTKTRTNVIMNKGKYYLKQNSFQDDVPVVIVFKAMGILADQEIVQMIGTDDRVMTAFAPSLEECVRASIFTQQQALKHLGNKLRQRRFFGGPKKTPVEEAREMLATAVLAHVPVDNFNFKAKAMYLALMIRRVIQAENDPTSVDDRDYYGNKRMELAGSLLSLLFEDLFKRMNFELKAIADKNIPKVKAAQFDAIKHIRTDHITLGLENAIATGNWTIKRFRMERQGVTQMLCRLSYISGLGMMTRVNSQFEKTRKVSGPRSLQPSQWGMLCPSDTPEGEGCGLVKNLALMTHITTEAEEEPIIRIAQNMGVEDINLFSGEEISDPNIYTVFLNGNILGLVKDYERLIRYFKLARRHGYINTYVSIYPHFLTRAVYISCDGGRLCRPYIIVRKGKPAVIERHMQELADGFRTFEDFTHDGLIEFLDVNEENDSNIAVYESDITVETTHLEIEPFTLLGVCAGLIPYPHHNQSPRNTYQCAMGKQAMGTIACNQRNRIDSLLYNLVYPHKPMVKTRTIELVNFENIPAGQNAMVAVMSYSGFDIEDATVLNKASLDRGYGRCLVYKNAKCVLKRYSNQSSDRVNGPMVDPTTKKPTWKHEIIDMDGFACVGQPVQPKQVLINKTMPTVPVVTVAPGASGAPAAAPMPEYRDVPITYKGPIPSYVEKVMFSSNAEEANIIKIQLRQTRRPEIGDKFSSRHGQKGVTALVAEQEDLPFTELGICPDVIMNPHGFPSRMTVGKLIELLAGKAGLMEGKFHYGTAFGGSKVQDVSEELIKHGYNYQGKECMTSGTTGEQLTAYIYFGPVYYQKLKHMVMDKMHARSRGPRAVLTRQPTEGRARDGGLRLGEMERDCLIAYGSSMLILERLMISSDAFDVDVCNQCGLMGYFGWCHYCKSSASVSSIRIPYACKLLFQELQAMNIAPRLKLDKYFD